DNA from Tachypleus tridentatus isolate NWPU-2018 chromosome 8, ASM421037v1, whole genome shotgun sequence:
aaatcttaatctcattggTTTAtcataaagtaatttaacaaagtttaggaTTTTATTAAATAGTCAACATGATTTTGCTAAGGAAATCTTTCCTTGCAAATATgctaaatacatttgaaaatgttactacATATGTAGATGAGAGTAAAGGTGTAAATTTGTTGtatctggatttttagaaagcatttgacaaagtaccacatgaaaggcttgtaaagaaacttgtcTTTGTAGATGTGgaagataagttaactaattggattgAAGAGTGGTTTCATAAAGAAGGTAGAGGGTTGTTGTaaatagagttcagtcaaactggattaacgATGCACGTGGTGTGTTGATTTATATTAAagacatagatgaagaaatggtcaataaattacttatttgCTGTTGCTAGCTTGGAAGAGAATGcttctgatttacaaaaggatttagatcattaaTGACTTGGTCAAATAAATGAcagtatcatgaaagaaaaggtttttggtgtaatggttgatcagttcTCTTAAGCCATCTGAGCAGTGTGCtcttgctagtggtagggcaagtaggattttaggttgtatctgcataaatgtttaatacaagtctaaagaggttatttCTTTGTATAGGTCACTAGTTAAGTGACATTTGGAGTATTAGGTTTATTCTTGGGCTTCATACCTTAGGAAAGATATTAAATTGTTAGAAAGGGTTCAGTacagggttactaaaatggtacgtGGAATGGATGGGTTGTCACAAGatacttaaattttttttctcttgaaaaaagaagagttacagaggatctagttgaagtgtttaagattgtaaaaggaagtGATAATAGAACTAGGGGACACCCAGATTTAGACAAggtagaagccatcttcacctaagacagttttacattttcaagTAGGGTGGTTGGTttatggaatgggttgccttcagatatgGTGGAGGTAATAAAtgtgagtgagtttaaaagaaaagcTTGATAGACATATGAATAAGAGCTGTCAtaatcttgtttgtttaattaatagttttagtttggcttagaagATGCAACAGCTGAGATGGATCAGCAGGTCTGTTGTTGCCCTTAAACATCATGCTATGTTAAAATAAACTGGGTAGTGGGATCAGGATTgatcaaaatacaaaattactttttaagttttctttaactgaaaaatgtgtttgcaATATTCAAAGAATATGATAACATTCTTCCTTTCAGGTTTTTACAGAATTGGTGAATTTTTTGGTGATACCTCTGTCAGAAATACTGATTATAAAGTTTGGGGAATAGAAGGAAAGTAAGATTTCTTTGTGGTgagtaaatgttttttataaatctGTGAATGAATCATTAAATCTGGTAATATGTAAAAAGAATAATCTTTATTTTTGACTATAAATTTTTGATGGGTTCACTGAGTCAGGTACATAAGATTTTATAATTATCAGGCATTTTTAAAATGGTGAAAAATGACAAAGTATTAAATTCTGTTAAACAATTTTTGtaggaaaaatgtttttgtcaaATTTTTAAGTGCATCTACAAGAAATTAAGgttttgataattatgaaattatttccaaatacaagttcaaaagtatttaaaaattgaagaactttttagtaaaataaacttaGATTTACTGgaacacaatttataaaaaatgtcATATCATAATCtttttgttacatatattactattttgatatttattaaagtgttttcAATTTTTAGGGCACCATGTCTCAGGTGTTACATAGTTTGAAATTACTTATTTACTTGGGAGCTTCAGTATTTGGAGGATATACTCTTATTACCCTAATACCACCAGATCCTAAGGAAATAAAGAAGGTAATTATTTAAATCAGGTATTGTGTTGTAACATTGTAACACGTTACTTCACAACTTGCCTTTGTGATATTGAGTTACACTGATGTACATCAATAAAACCTAAAGTAACAACATAAAACAGGTTAAAGATTTTAaagcacaaaataaactaaatacaggcagtaaaagaaaacaataaaactagtttaaaagattaatttttttattcaacacAAAGACAGTGgtattttaccaaaatatttgTCAGACTTCTTTATTGTCTGGCTATTGGGTTCTACAAGAGGAAAGTCCAGAGTAAGATCAAGAGCCAAAACTGAAACCATGAAAATCACGTATCCCACAGATCCATAGGTTACATACGTCAACCAATGTTGTGTGTGCAATGTTAAGTTAGGTGTACAGGTTTCTTGAGTCCTAAACACAAAGACTGCAGCATTTATTCTTTACCTGTGCATAAAGTGCAGTGCACATTTGTAACACCCAGCTAACAAGAATGTCATAGGTGCattcaagtttataaaaaaacattaatatatggccaatcatggccaggtggttaaagtgcttaactcgtaatctgagggttgtgggttcgaatccctatcacaccaaacatgcttgccttttcagctgtgggagcattatgatgttatggtcaatcccactatctattggtaaaagagttggcagtgggtagtaatgactagctaccttccctctagcaaaactgctaaattaggggtggctagtgcagaaagccttcatgtagttttgtgcaaaactcaaaaacaaacaaactttaatatacctgaataatgattaattttaattaagttaaaagtaTGAAACAGCTGAGATGAACCAACGGGTCTCGTTTCATTATGTTAATGGTGAAACTCATTACTATATTTTTCATTACACTTTGGATATAAGCTCACTTAATGCCAGAATGTTTAACATTTGGAAtgaaaaaattgttaatgttTCTGTGCTTAGAAGTAAGTTCtcaaaaaattgtattttgcaTTATATTTAAACCTCGGCTAAATTTACCACAGTGATGTTTAAACAAGTATCATAAGAACAAGCTTTAGCATTTAGTATGTTATATATGTGCCTGTAATTAGATATTATTTGTAGTAATTGAAAGTGAACATATCTGGAaagatatagataaataaattaatgtactGTAGCACAGGTAATATGATGCAAAGGCTTACAATACCATAGTTTGAAATCCTGCTCTCACtatgattttttaaagatataattattgaaaactCATCAACCCTGTTGTTTGAGAATCTTTGGTTGAGTTAACCAACAGCAGGTTGCAATAAAACTTAACTTGAAGCATCCTAGGTGGGAAAATCCTTTATTTCACACTTGCCTTTTACTCCCCAAGTTTCATGAAACTGATACTTTAACCAATCACAAATCCAGTGAAAGACCTGAATCACTGTAAGGGCAGGACTTGCACAAGATCATGGTGGTTCATTATGCCTGTATCATCCTGTACAATATGTTAGAAAGTAAGTTTAAATTATGTAGACAGGAATAAATatgtaatcattatttttaatgcaGAAACTACCTGAAGCTCAAGCAGGATATTCTAAGCAAactgaagaaagaacaaaattaatgttGGACATTCTGAAGCAAGCAGCAAGTAAAAATGATTCAGAGTAGattaaaaaacattatatgaaagttgaaaaaatataATTCGTTGTACAAAAGAAGAGAAAATTCAGTGAACTACAGTGTGTTATTGAAACTTTCTTCACCAAACAGTCAAGAAAATTTGAAGATTAATTACAATTAAGCAAGTGTCAAGCTTGTAATAGATGTCTTTTAAAAAATCTTAGTTTTTTTGTTCAAAAAATTTCAGATAATTTAgtataaatttagtaaaatagaTGGTTCTAGTTATTTGTGATCATTTTCTAGATACAGTTCCATATGAAGAACAAGTAAAGGGATATAAAAGTAGAATTGCTTGTTAGTGTACCTTTTGATTGTTAATGAAAtagataatttacattttatacaacagttataataataaaattagaaaatgttattGCCCCTGGTTTTGGTTTCttgatatatatttcattaacattGTTTTTGTCTAGTGTTATAAATCACCATAGAGGTAAAATAGTTTCATCATCAAAGCACAAAGACCACATTTGGATGTTacttttttccttttgttttataaaactccTAAAAAGTTGTTGTTGGTTGTTAATATTACCAAAAATTAAACAGACAGCAGTGAAAGTTTCAAACTATTAAAAAACcaacattgttaaatattaaatgtggCCCTATTTGAGGgggttataaagttatggtcaatcccactttttgttgacAGATTGttagattagcccaagagtttgtggtggatggtgatgactggctgctttccctttagtcttttactgctaaattaaggacagctagtgcagatacccctcatgtagctttgcatgaaattcaaaataaaccaaacaaattattttcttagaatgaagaaaagtattttgcaATTAATAGTCGTTATTCTTATGAAGT
Protein-coding regions in this window:
- the LOC143222758 gene encoding uncharacterized protein LOC143222758 isoform X2, with the translated sequence MSQVLHSLKLLIYLGASVFGGYTLITLIPPDPKEIKKKLPEAQAGYSKQTEERTKLMLDILKQAASKNDSE